The sequence GGCGAAGCTGGATAACCGGCAGCAGACGCTCATATTCGGCCATGCCGTTCCCATGCCGGTGGTGATAAAGACCAGGGAATACGGCTCGCCCCAATCATATAAGGAGCTAGGTTTTCGCGAGGCGCTTGAGCGAAAAAAGCAGGCGGAGGAGGATAGTAAGGATCTGTGGGGGTGAGGGACAATGATGAATGAAGCTGTAAATCAAGAAATACAGAGGCTAGTAACAAAATATCAGAGATTAAGCACTCGTGATATTAAGCATTACAATGAAGCTAATACTAAGGATGGCTTTATACGACCCTTGTTTGAAGCTCTTGGCTGGGATTTCTCGAACTTGGACGAGGTTGAGGGGGAGAAAACGATAACCTCAGGGCGAGTAGACTATTTATTCAAATTGAATAAAGTATCTAAGTTTTGCCTTGAGATTAAAGCATTGCACGTGGATATAAATGAAGAGAGGTGGATTAGACAAGCGATAGGTTATGCTTATAACAAAGGGGTTACCTGGGCACTTCTTACCAATTTTAAAACTCTTCGAGTTTTCAATGCTGAGCGTGAAACAAGAGACATTAACCAGGTTGCATTTCTTAATATCGCTTGTGAAAACTATCTTTCTGATTTTCACCGCCTCTGGTTACTGTCACGTGAGGCAGTTGATAATGGAGATTTAGATAGGGAGGCTGTAGCATATGGTCGCCTACCACCACGGCTGCCCATTGAGAAGCGACTTTATGCCCAGCTAAGAAATTGGCGGGAAACGCTTTTCAATGAAATCTATATCTACTATAAGGATGATAAAGATGAGAAGCTTTCTTGGTCTCAGGTTGACAAATTAGTTCAGCTCCTGCTCAATCGCCTTATCTTTATTCGCACTGTTGAGGATAGAGGCCTTATAGATATGAATCTATTAGCTGCGCGCCATCAATGGGAGAGTTCTGATGGAAAAACTGACCTTATGGGCAGCATACGAGGCATTTTTAAACAATTCTCCCATTTATATGATAGCGAACTTTTCCCCCAGATTATGGATCCATGGGATTCAATATCTTTACATAACGATAGAATTTTGTCGGACATCATTCAGGGGCTTTATGAGGTTCCTGGTGGTCTAGCTGATTGGAAATTTGACACCATAGGTTCTGATGTACTGGGGGCAGTTTATGAGCAATATTTAGGCTATATCCCAGCGCGGGTTAAAAAAGAGGAAAAAGAAGCGCAGAAAAGGCTTTTCCCAGAAGAGCCTCATATCGGTATCACAGCTAAGAAAGAGAAGAGAAAGGGAGAAGGAATTTATTATACCCCACCGTGGGTGGTGGATTATATTGTGAAGCAGACAGTGGGGCGCTTTATAGAAGAGCGAAGCTATAACGATATACTTAACATAAAAATATTAGACCCTGCTTGCGGGTCAGGCTCCTTCCTGACCCGTGCCTATGAAGAGCTTCTAAACTATCATGCCCGCCAGCAGGGCAAAACCCCGGCTGAGCTTGACCAAGCGGAGCGAACACGCATTTTACTCAGGAATATATATGGCGTTGACCTTGACCAGCAAGCGGTAGAGATTGCCCGCCTCAGCCTTTTGCTGTGTAGCCTTTCCGGACAGGAAACCTTGCCATCGCTGGCCAATAACATTCGCCGGGGCAACTCTCTAATCTCAAGCACGGATGAGGAACTACAGCGCTACTTCGGCGACAACTGGGAGGAGAAGCATCGATTCAACTGGGAAGATGAGTTTCCAGAGATTATGAAGCAAGATGGGTTTGATGTTGTAATAGGTAATCCACCATGGGGGAGCTTTTTCACGGATTTGGAAAAGAAATACCTATACAAATACTATGTAGGTCATCATGGTGAGGCGGAGTCGCATTTGTTCTTTATACAACGGGGTTTACAATTGCTAAACGAATCTGGAATTCTTGGTTTCATAACCCCTAATACATGGCTCTCTGTTTTGAACTCAAAGGAAATTCGCGAGTACTTGATTGAGCACGCAACATTTTATGAGATCTGCGAGCTCTCAAAATATATCTTTGAAGATGCCCCCGACATAGTTCCTATTCTTGTCTTTTTTGGAAAGAAAAATGGCTATCAACGGAGTTGTATTGTCAAGAGAGCAAACGTTATCCGAGTACATGCCAGCAATTTCGGTGATGCATTCACGGTCAGCGAAATCGCGCAGGAGATATGGAGAGGAACACCAAGCAATGTTATAAATCTCCGTATTACATCAGGTGTCAGGCAGATTATCGAAAGATGTCTGACTAAATCGACACCCCTTTCCGAAATTTGCACTGTTCTTTACGGCATCAAGACGGGTGACAACAAGCAGTATTTATCGTCATCAATATCTGACACGCATAGGGTTAAGGCTCTAAAAACCGGGGAGCTTGTCAGGTATCACATTG is a genomic window of Dehalococcoidia bacterium containing:
- a CDS encoding N-6 DNA methylase; this encodes MMNEAVNQEIQRLVTKYQRLSTRDIKHYNEANTKDGFIRPLFEALGWDFSNLDEVEGEKTITSGRVDYLFKLNKVSKFCLEIKALHVDINEERWIRQAIGYAYNKGVTWALLTNFKTLRVFNAERETRDINQVAFLNIACENYLSDFHRLWLLSREAVDNGDLDREAVAYGRLPPRLPIEKRLYAQLRNWRETLFNEIYIYYKDDKDEKLSWSQVDKLVQLLLNRLIFIRTVEDRGLIDMNLLAARHQWESSDGKTDLMGSIRGIFKQFSHLYDSELFPQIMDPWDSISLHNDRILSDIIQGLYEVPGGLADWKFDTIGSDVLGAVYEQYLGYIPARVKKEEKEAQKRLFPEEPHIGITAKKEKRKGEGIYYTPPWVVDYIVKQTVGRFIEERSYNDILNIKILDPACGSGSFLTRAYEELLNYHARQQGKTPAELDQAERTRILLRNIYGVDLDQQAVEIARLSLLLCSLSGQETLPSLANNIRRGNSLISSTDEELQRYFGDNWEEKHRFNWEDEFPEIMKQDGFDVVIGNPPWGSFFTDLEKKYLYKYYVGHHGEAESHLFFIQRGLQLLNESGILGFITPNTWLSVLNSKEIREYLIEHATFYEICELSKYIFEDAPDIVPILVFFGKKNGYQRSCIVKRANVIRVHASNFGDAFTVSEIAQEIWRGTPSNVINLRITSGVRQIIERCLTKSTPLSEICTVLYGIKTGDNKQYLSSSISDTHRVKALKTGELVRYHIEWKGIHLWWCPELAGYRASPLNVPKIIVQYIRKLSLSRRIIAALDTDGLYYPLNNYSYSILKEEPYSLKYVLGILNSALMNFYFANTYIDYNIKPTYLQQLPIRRIDFENIAEKKMHNELVSLVDRMLYLNRGLAPIRNNPCNERDELMREIERTDRKIDNLVYDLYGLTEEEREIVGKETESGGS